In the genome of Triticum urartu cultivar G1812 chromosome 5, Tu2.1, whole genome shotgun sequence, one region contains:
- the LOC125507970 gene encoding non-specific lipid transfer protein GPI-anchored 19-like encodes MASSTRFAPLLLLALAALAAAALAPSASAAAAGTEYCRDTLGGLLACHAFMYEGAPAASPACCDAYSAAFNADPFCLCYIANGVYGRSTGYDVNVTHALEIPTSCGQVQPPIQLCDMQGVVLPPYEPDQSGPLASSPAAQPPSAGSAEPPRSAPAAPSSTSPPPPPPPPTTTSGSDQSSAQMALVLFTVAAGMVAAVA; translated from the exons ATGGCGTCTAGCACCAGGTTTgctcccctcctcctcctcgcgctCGCCGCCCTGGCCGCGGCGGCGCTCGCCCCctcggcgtcggcggcggcggccgggacGGAGTACTGCCGGGACACGCTGGGCGGCCTGCTGGCGTGCCACGCGTTCATGTACGAGGGCGCGCCGGCGGCCTCGCCCGCGTGCTGCGACGCCTACAGCGCCGCCTTCAACGCCGACCCCTTCTGCCTCTGCTACATCGCCAACGGCGTCTACGGCCGCTCCACCGGCTACGACGTCAACGTCACCCACGCCCTCGAGATCCCCACCAGCTGCGGCCAGGTCCAGCCGCCCATCCAGCTCTGCGACA TGCAAGGAGTGGTACTTCCTCCCTACGAGCCGGATCAGTCTGGACCCTTGGCCTCGTCGCCGGCAGCGCAGCCACCTTCAG CAGGATCGGCAGAGCCACCACGGTCGGCTCCTGCGGCGCCGTCGTCGACTTCcccgccaccgccaccaccaccaccaacaacaacCTCCGGCAGTGATCAATCCTCGGCGCAGATGGCCCTCGTGCTCTTCACCGTTGCTGCCGGCATGGTCGCCGCCGTGGCATGA